The following proteins are encoded in a genomic region of Hyla sarda isolate aHylSar1 chromosome 3, aHylSar1.hap1, whole genome shotgun sequence:
- the GJA1 gene encoding gap junction alpha-1 protein produces MGDWSALGRLLDKVQAYSTAGGKVWLSVLFIFRILLLGTAVESAWGDEQSAFTCNTQQPGCENVCYDKSFPISHVRFWVLQFIFVSTPTLLYLAHVFYIMRKEEKLNRKEEELKIVQNDGGNVDMYLKQIEIKKFKYGIEEHGKVKMRGSLLRTYIISILFKSFFEVGFIVTQWYIYGFSLNAIYTCKRDPCPHQVDCFLSRPTEKTIFIWFMLVVSLVSLGLNIIELFYVSFKNVKDGIKGKKDPYAVTGEANPTKECTSPKYAYFNGCSSPTAPMSPPGYKLVTADRNPSSCRNYNKQASEQNWANYSAEQNRMGQAGSTISNTHAQPFDFPDDHQTGKKMAPGHEMQPLSILDHRPSSRASSHASSRPRPDDLEI; encoded by the coding sequence ATGGGTGACTGGAGCGCCTTAGGAAGACTCCTAGACAAAGTCCAGGCCTATTCCACTGCTGGAGGAAAAGTGTGGTTGTCCGTTTTGTTCATTTTCCGCATCCTTCTACTTGGGACGGCAGTAGAATCAGCATGGGGAGATGAACAGTCGGCATTTACCTGCAACACTCAACAACCTGGTTGTGAAAATGTGTGCTATGACAAGTCCTTTCCAATTTCCCACGTGCGATTTTGGGTTCTTCAGTTTATATTTGTCTCAACGCCCACTCTACTATACTTGGCTCATGTGTTTTACATAATGCGTAAGGAAGAGAAACTCAACAGAAAAGAGGAAGAACTTAAGATAGTTCAAAATGATGGCGGCAATGTGGACATGTACCTCAAGCAAATTGAAATAAAGAAATTCAAATATGGTATTGAAGAACATGGGAAGGTTAAAATGCGTGGTAGCTTGCTTCGCACCTATATCATCAGTATCttatttaaatccttttttgaagtTGGTTTCATTGTTACCCAATGGTACATCTATGGGTTTAGCCTAAATGCTATCTATACATGCAAAAGAGATCCCTGCCCTCATCAAGTTGACTGTTTTCTTTCTCGTCCCACTGAGAAAACAATTTTCATTTGGTTCATGCTGGTGGTATCTCTAGTATCTTTAGGACTGAACATTATTGAGTTGTTCTATGTCAGTTTCAAGAATGTCAAAGATGGCATTAAAGGTAAGAAAGATCCCTATGCCGTCACAGGTGAAGCAAATCCAACAAAGGAATGCACCTCTCCTAAATATGCTTATTTTAATGGCTGTTCTTCTCCAACTGCACCTATGTCACCACCAGGTTACAAGCTTGTTACGGCAGATAGAAACCCTTCCTCCTGTCGAAATTACAACAAGCAAGCAAGTGAACAAAACTGGGCAAATTATAGTGCAGAACAAAATAGAATGGGCCAAGCTGGAAGCACCATTTCTAACACTCATGCACAGCCATTTGATTTTCCTGATGACCACCAGACTGGCAAAAAAATGGCACCTGGACATGAAATGCAGCCTCTCAGTATACTGGACCATAGGCCTTCAAGCAGAGCAAGTAGCCATGCAAGCAGCAGACCAAGACCTGATGACCTTGAGATCTAG